In a single window of the Nicotiana tomentosiformis chromosome 10, ASM39032v3, whole genome shotgun sequence genome:
- the LOC138899738 gene encoding uncharacterized protein yields the protein MGLGDAIKDKNNASTQDCAKALIFLRHHLDEGLKIEYLTVKDPLVLWNNLKERYDNLKLVTLPQARYDWAHLRLQDFKSVSEYNSAMFRITSKLKLCGDTTTDYDMLEKTFTTFHASNMVLQQQYREKDFKKFFEHPDGKINHSIGDGSVVKDD from the exons atgggtcttGGAGACGCCATTAAAGACAAAAATAATGCATCTACACAAGACTGTGCTAaggccttgattttcttgcgccatcaccttgatgaagggttgaagatagaatatctcacagtcaaagatccacttgttttgtggaataacttaaaggaaagatatgacaacttaaaATTGGTCACTCTTCCACAAGCACGCTATGATTGGGCTCATTTGAGGCTCCAAGACtttaagtctgtttctgaatataattctgcgatgttcagaattacttctaaattgaaactctgTGGAGATACTACCACtgactatgatatgcttgaaaaaacgttcacaacgtttcatgcctccaatatggtcTTGCAACAGCAATACCGAGAGAAAGATTTCAAAAA ATTTTTTGAGCACCCTGATGGAAAAATAAACCACTCGATCGGTGATGGATCTGTGGTTAAAGATGATTGA
- the LOC138899739 gene encoding uncharacterized protein — translation MEHRMWMYDRNLPNRRGLRDEFVQGVDEFINHAKSFSQNKRMIRCPCAKYKCRKWLKLEDVKTDLYSKGFMDNYYVWTSHGEIGGSDGNIYDHNFDIGESSQDSRLHEMVMNAFGMYNEGDNQQYIDQAPNEKANHFYAQLESASRPLCDGMSHSKLSVATRLLSIKSDASVSQAGMDSMIELMKELNLNLDIPDNYYKAKRLASKGIHSAYLATIEQRCMFGRTTSRPSPESPSSEATSSLRISRLNIRASSSEASPTPSTPSSVHGPNPPPPGHVDLPPPGHADGINRICIIAKGEGFYPSRPAANAISTVIKLIYNGAYPTWGHIPHSQQQEILNEFMKRCTWSPDEDHVIRENFQKRIAHRLSDMFSDTRTKGKMHGWILPDEWKELLKYWATKDVKKKSEQAKAARNSEKGGSLHTCGSVSMGTAKRILVII, via the exons atggaacatcgtatgTGGATGTACGATAGGAATCTTCCTAATCGGCGGGGTTTAAGAGATGAATTTGTACAAGGTGTTGATGAGTTTATTAATCATGCTAAGTCATTTAGCCAAAATAAGAGGATGATTAGATGCCCTTGTGCGAAATACAAGTGTAGAAAATGGTTGAAACTAGAGGATGTTAAGACTGATCTATATAGTAAGGGCTTTATGGATAATTATTAtgtgtggactagtcatggagagATTGGGGGTAGTGATGGTAATATTTACGATCATAATTTTGATATTGGTGAAAGTAGTCAAGATTCTAGATTACATGAAATGGTTATGAATGCTTTTGGAATGTACAATGAGGGTGACAACCAACAATATATTGATCAAGCTCCCAATGAAAAGGCAAATCATTTTTATGCACAGTTAGAGTCTGCTAGTCGTCCACTTTGCGACGGCATGTCACACTCTAAGTTGTCTGTAGCGACTAGACTACTAAGTATTAAATCAGATGCCAGTGTTTCTCAAGCGGGCATGGACTCTATGATTGAGCTTATGAAAGAACTTAATCTGAACCTAGACATACCCGATAATtactataaggcaaagagattggctTCCAA GGGTATTCACTCAGCTTATCTCGCTACCATAGAGCAACGTTGTATGTTCGGGCGTACGACAAGTAGACCATCTCCAGAGTCTCCATCATCAGAGGCTACTTCATCTCTACGTATTTCTAGATTGAATATTAGAGCGAGTAGTTCTGAGGCATCGCCTACTCCTTCGACTCCTTCTTCAGTTCATGGTCCAAATCCTCCACCACCTGGACATGTAGATCTTCCACCACCTGGACATGCAGATGGGATTAATAGAATATGTATCATTGCTAAAGGGGAAGG GTTTTATCCTTCTAGACCGGCTGCAAATGCAATTTCAACTGTCATTAAGCTGATTTATAATGGTGCCTACCCGACTTGGGGACATATTCCACATAGTCAACAGCAAGAGATACTTAATGAGTTTATG AAAAGGTGCACATGGAGCCCCGACGAAGATCATGTTATTAGAGAAAATTTTCAAAAGAGGATTGCTCATCGATTATCAGACATGTTCTCTGATACTCGGACCAAAGGTAAAATGCATGGTTGGATTCTACCAGATGAGTGGAAAGAGCTTCTTAAATATTGGGCCACTAAAGATGTTAAAAAGAAGAGCGAACAGGCAAAAGCCGCTCGTAATTCTGAGAAGGGTGGCTCGTTACACACTTGTGGTTCAGTGTCTATGGGGACTGCTAAGAGGATATTGGTAATTATTTAA